The segment agaaataaaaaaaattaagcatcGACATAATAATACATACGTTTGCTAGGATCTAATATATAAGCAGGCGTGGTTGTGAGAATCGGAACCGCGCGGACGTACGTGTCTAATAATTCTGCTGCCTTATTGGTGTTTTCCTTCTTTGAAGATGTCTCATCctgtgttttaatttgttttttatcagCGTCGACAATCCTAGCGCTTCTGTAATTACCGCCATGAAGACCCCGGCCTCGTGACGTTTGATGTCGTGATCCAAAATCTCTGAAGTTACCTCCATGCATTTCAGGTTCTACATCTTCCTTCGCATCATCATCGTCTTCTAACTCgatgtattttgaatttttattttgccttCTAGAATTTCTGTTTTGCGATAATCTTAAATTTCCACCATGCAGAGACTTGGATGAGACATGATCAGAATCACTTAACTCTATTATTTTTGAACTTCTCGCCTCATCTCCTTTTGAGTAATTTTGTTCTTTGTGTCCTTTTTGTCTACTACGTATCCTTAGCGGCTTGTcttctaattttaaaagttttctatGTTCAGACTCAGACGTTTCTACATCCTCTGTGGGTTTAACAGGTTGGGCTGTAGTCTGAGGAATTTCATCATGTATACTTCTATAATTTCCCCCATGTTTAGGTTCAGAttcaagatttaaattttctctaAAAATGTCAACACCAcctaaactatttatatctttagCTAAATTATCATCTCTATATAAATCTAAAGCTTCTAAGTTTTTGTTAGTGTTCCTATTTATTTTAGGTgcattttttctaattatttcaatttcctTTATATCTTGCTTAAACTGAGTAACATTCGGCGATGAACCAATTACTggaatttcgttatgtattttaatttttttaagaattataggtttcattttaatttcttcccTGTGGGGGACTGTTGTTGCTATAGGAGGTACGGTTGTTCTAAGAAGTGTTCTTTTTGTAGGTTCTGGTGTCGTAATCCTTAACCGAAATCTTGTCTTCCCATCATATTTAGGAGTTGCCTTATTTCCATCATGTTCTTTATGGCTTTCTTTACTCTCGTCTTCATCGTCTTCATCATTTTCCAACCCACCTTCATCATCATCTTCCTCATTGTCTTCATCCTCATCATCATCTTCATCGCTATCATCCTCTTCGATCTCTTCATTATCATCATCTTTGTCATTGTCAACATTGTCAACGTCACTATTATCCATGTGAATATGTCTGTCATGAtgcattttaactttattattatcgtaATCACTTTTCGTTTtcgttttttcatataaaggtAGATACTCATCCATGTTTTGCTTAACTCCAATTAGCTTATCAACTTCTAAATTTCGCGTATCTTCATCATTGTCCCCATATACTTGTGTATCTGTAACTAATGTCCTTGCCCTACTCTTTTTTTTCAGTTCTGTATAGTTTGGCGTGTATTCTCTATGGGTATTGTCGTGTTCCTCATCGTCTTCTTTAATCTCAGTAACTTTCACAGGTTTTGGTGAATGAAATCGAGTAATAAGCTTAAGTTTTGGTGATTCAGTTACATCATCAATTTCTGTCCTGGGGCTGGTTGTTCCTCTTGAACGTTTTCGTAAAACTGGTTTTTGAGTAGTAGTTGTAGTAGAAGTTGTAGGGGTTGTGATTGGTTCTTTGACGTCTATGTTTTCCTCATCATCTTCGTCTTCGTCTTCGTCTTCATCTTCATCTTCATCGTCATACTCATTATATTcttcattgtttttatgacTATGTGGTATTTcttcaatatgttttattaatggtGCTAAAGTGGTTGAacgaattactttttttacagTAGTAGATGCTGctaaattttgtaattccATATTTTGTGGTAAATATTGAGatacgttaaaataattacgatcTACTGGACGaggatgtatatttaattctaaactgTCTTTTCTATCACCTTTTCTTAGTGATTCGTAGTCCTTAGCTGACATTACTCTCCTACTCTCTACGGGAGAGTAAGAGGTCTTATGATTTgatggttttatttcaaaacggGGTTCTCCTCGACGTTCATCAGAACTTACATCAATAAATTTGGGCAAAGAATCGCTTTGATCACTAGAATGATTTTGCCTATCTTCGTtggaaatatctttatataattttgaatgggTATTAATTTTGTCTTGACTTCTATCTTGAACTGTGGAAACTTTATCAATTATCCTACTAGATTGTAGTTGCTTTATCAAGGGACTAACGTTCCCTGTCGTAGTTGTTTTCTTTGAATCTTGAATTTGACTATCCTTGATAATCTTATAAGGTTCGTAAACAAACGAGGCTGCTCGCTTTTTTCGACTTTTAGAAACAAAGACTCGGTTGGTATCTTTTTGATAGAATGGCGCCGTCTGGGGAAGTGTTTTTGTCAATCCAACGGACTGAGTTATTACTGTGTCATTATCATTGCCTACGGTATTTGTAATCGTCGATGTTTTAGTTCTTTTTTTGTGCAATTTATCTAGTACGGAAAATATATCTGACACATTTTGCAAAATTATTGGTTCGGGATTATCTATCTTAGTCTCTTTGAAAAAGGGGCTATCCAAAGGATTTtcaccaaaatattttaatttaaaacaatcaattttATCTCCAAGTCCAGAAAGTCGTtgcttttttttcttatttatatttttagatccCGTTCCCTGCGAATAATCCTCTTCGTTCTCATCAGGATGACCgcccttttttattttatctggaATAGGGTCTACTTCAGTTTCCACTTCTGGGCAATGAACGTTTGATCTAGAATCATAAAATTCTGTACCTCCTTCGGTTTTTTTTggaattagtttaatattttccgcATATCGAAATGGAGAAttcttgttaattattttaatttctttattataataagggTACTTAAACAAGATATTATCAACTTTTggacttttattttcttgtaaagTAATATCCCCATGAGATAAACTAATCGGCGACACGTTAGATTTAGTATCTCGTTTAATGACATCATGATTTGAAtgacttttatttctattatcttGAACAATTTGTTGTGTCAAGTTCTTTGGATCATtatctttttctataatattgttattagaaaactttgtttctCCATCACGTTTATGACGGTCATTTTCAGCATTTTCATTGTTATCGTGAGTGTAATCTTCATCTGAATGCTCTTCTTTATGTTCAGAATAGTCATCAGATTCTTCTTCATcatctgtttgtttttttgatTCCTcccatttattattatctaaaatcTGGTCTCTATAAGCTGCTGCTTTTTCATCCTCGTGGCTGCCAATTGTCGATGGAATTTTATACTTCCCTCCACTGATTTCATGTTCTTTCAAATATCCACCATGACCTTCATGATCTGATGCATGTTTTTCTTCCCCTCCATGGTCATAAGCACCGTCCTCATAGCCTTCTTCTGAATAAACTGTTTGCGCTTTAGTGCTTTTTATAGCTTCTCTCAATCGAGgtgcattttttatttcctctaAGCTTTCGGCGTCTTCAAAAGCGGCTTGTTTGGGAAGATGTCTAGTGGACTCAGTTTTTCTAACTTgagcataattttttatcggAACGAACTCATCTTCATCATATTCATCATTATCATCGTTATCATCGTTATCATCGTTACCATCGTTATCACCATTATGATCACCTAAAGTATCATCTGGAATAACAGATTCTACATGTGGATTGACTACTCTATTATTTTCGGActtgttaattaattcttccgcattattttttatttgtttatatttttgtttacccttttcataaatatcGTAACCTTCTGGTGCAATTGCAATTTCTTCCGGTGGTAGCACTTGAGGATATTCATTACGTTCATCATCAAACTTCATTGCATGTTGTTGCCTTAATCCATGCAAATGATGTTTTATCGGTCTATAGTGAGCGGGAGTAATTTTAGCAACATTTGTTCTCCACGGAgacttcaatttattatttaaaaaatgttctctGTGATTATGATTAAACGGAGGTCGATAATAAATTGGGCGTCGATGCGGTCTATGCATTTCAAACTGCGTGGGAATATTCTTGtgaggtattttttttctatcagtTTCACGGAGACTTTCTAAATATTCAGTACCCTTAACATCTGTTTGACCGGCTTcgttttcataattttgtaatcGATTTTTACTATCACGCAAATCATTTCTGATTTTACTTAACACAGGATCTCTATAAATTTGCTGTAAATAAGGTTCTTCTGCTTTATAGGGATGGAACACTTCGAAAGATGTTGTAGCTGGTGTAATGAAACTGGCACTTTCtgatttttgtacaaatttttgtaatggTTGAAACTCGTTCCGATTTGAATCTAAAATATGATGTTGTCCTAGTACCGGTTTCATTAAATTAGTGTAAGGTCTAACGGGATGAgctttataaagattttcagGCGATTGAACATCATGAGCAATGGCTACATCAACTGCAAACTGTGGTTTCTGGGCGGTGTATTGGAAGTAGTCTTTATATATCGGCTTTTGTGTGGCTTCTCCATTTTCATCGGTATTCACTATTTGTTCGCTTTTATTCACTTCACTATCCTGGGTCCAGTCCACCGGCACTCGAATTGTAAGACAGCGGTTATAATGCAGCAATAGCAATACGATGACTGTTGTCACTTTCATTGTTTACATCACGGAACGCGGACACTGCGACTCGACGGTCGACTGGTCTGCCCGAAGCCACAATCTAACTATTTATCTCCTCGGTCAAGCGTCGCAAAGCGATTGCTACTATCCATTCGCTTTGTCTCCAACAGTATGCCttaattgaaaaaagaaaGCGATATAAAGAATATGAATGATAGTgtcttaatatttctaaagaaataattttgtttgataatttatttagtttatatagcAAACAAGTACTGAACAAATTggttatacatatgtattaaacttaaatcgcATAAAGCCTTTGACTTATCCTAAATAAGGTTGTAGCTACACAAATGGGATTTGTTGTTTACAATACGACCGTTTAGTGAAATAGACAAATTTCGAAGGACATGACGACGGTTAACAGCAGGATGTCGGAACGTGAaagcatttaaaatactttcacGTATTCTGAGAAAATTGCTCTCATAAAAGTCAAGACGTATGCTTAACCCAAGTTTGCATCATTACAGTACGTACGAAGCGTTATGGTTCTTGATTCATAAATATGCTCACAGTGCGTACATTATTGACtaagaaacgggaaacgctacatatgtagtgtgacgatggCAACTTgtgttaagaaaaattattatgtcgattaaaaaagtgaatatataaaacactataCAAACGAACagaattaaagtatatttataagtttcgTTTAACTTGTTTGTTATTTCGAAACATTTAGAGGCGGGCCTAGAAACAAGATTTCCATAACCACAAATAatggatttaataataagttcaATTGAtaacgaaattataaaaacatcggCAACAGCAATCACGATTGAATTTCAACACGATTTTCGTTCAGAAACTTCAAAAGTTATAAACGAATATCTGCTCCGGTGACCCagtttcgttatataatatcaaattactcTTTAATGTaagatgattaaaatttaattaaaaaaatttggtaatTTCAATGCAAGTTTATGTCTGGCCTGACTTTGTTGTTCAAAGCTCGTCAAGTTATTTATGCAAGAATTATCTGAATGGTTAGAATTTGTGCAACAAAAGCCAGGTACTTTTATGTAACGTAACTTACCAATCGCACGAACAATTGATAATATTGATGTAACTGTCTCTTTAACTGTAAGCCCGCCACGGAATTGCAGAATTAATCGTGTGCTAAGGAactgagaaataaaataattagatcagaaaaataaaaaaagtattttatatttacaaacccaataataaaaattttgaaatataatgaacGTAATCACAGTTTCTTCTCTCAATAACTAACAATGAATCCAAATAGACTGTTTagcaaaactaaattattgaataggtataattaaagtattttattgaaaaaaccTTCTATCGATTAATTTCGAATCTAagccaaataatatataactcaGATACATCACTAAACAGAAGTGTAactggtttattttttaaatattttacattttctgagaaaaagtaataaaatatgtgagaTGGGaccgagaggtataacagttAAATCTCTCGACAGCCTACTAAAATAGTTTGGCCTgttcagaactaacatcaggtcattcttagaacgtacGTCGAAGGCAGCTCTGGTAggttaatttcaaattttattagatagagagaggagcttggacagtggaggtgagcgtttaacgcgggttagataggggccccttaaacctacaactaggtcgcaagtcccaggcactcttaaagctcctctccttgcaacgcgatggacccggcaacCGCACAGTAattccatggaatgctgagaagtttcgtctcataatAATCTGACACTAGGGATTAAAAAATCTGtagattacatattaaaaatccaattatataattcaaatgtctaatttaaatgcataataacaacaaaagtatagttataatgtaaataagaagtttatccaataaaaataaatatgttaaaaaatatgttatacagtatttttttttataaaatgtcagaaacaataaaataaaatacaacaaagcaaaaaaaaatatccaccttaattacaaaaatctttttcttttctcttCGTCACTTTTATAAACGTTTTAActgcttttattatattcttttttttttaataaaaaataaaacgtaatcaTGATTACTGAAGgtagatttttttcatttatggtATAGCTTATTCACGCTGGAATTGTGTAAAAGTTAGACCTTTCCattataaaacttgttttattttctttatagtaaGGGCTCCGTGAGTTCAAAGATCAATGACCGGCAATGAACAATGCCATTATACTTTTCCCCCAGCAACTCGGGAAGTAACTGCAAGCTATTAAGAACTAATATGTACCCACTGACGTCAAAATCTAAGTAAGCCATAATTTCATACAATCGTTGCTTTAACCAGCAGAAAACGATGAAAATTTTCTCAgagttttaaacaaatatctttGATATATTCATTACTTTCTATTGTTAAAAACTACAGGGGAAATCGTAAAAATGAATACTACAGCACATGaacatgtttttaacatttttaaatgttcacactggttactaaaaattaaacattacataagaAACGAATACTAAATTCttgatttattacataaacacTCTTATCTATAACTTTTGGTAACGTCTATTATCTCCTTTATACGCtgtattaattgtaaatagttCCAACGCAGAAGCGAGATAGCAAAATAACGTAATCATCTAGCTTCCTATATCAGTAGGGAAATAAACATCGTAGAAACAACGCGTTTTCTCCGTTGAAGAATGTTTAAACCGTTCACCCTATTTGTGTTTAATCTAAACAagacaaatgtttttatacaagCCAAATACGCTACGTCAGTGCTACCACAGTTTTCAGCAGTGAGTGTTATAAGACACGCTATATTTAATCTACAAAGCCAAATAGTTTCTAGTCTCCGAAGCCAAATAGTTacttgttatttgaaataggttagagtaatatgaaaataacattcgTTGAAATGATTCTCGATCGTACctaatttttgttatcattCAGTCTgtgttattatgtaattaagaGTATATTATTAgcgaagtatttttatttattttagaataaatatgccgttgaaagaaaaaaattcggCACAGTTAGCCCATCGGATATCGCCtatttcaaaactatattaagCAAGGAAAGAATACTGACTAATGAAGAGGACGTGCTACCATATAATATAGATTGGATAAAGAACTGCAGAGGTGAacaaatttaactatttactAATGTCAATAACTAGAAATGACGGTGACATTATAGTGATGTGACTTGAcgttaaactttaaatattcattcattttgaatttagtgATTTGAAGTGAATAATGGCATGTTACTAAATTGTCAAACTTAATACGGAGGCTTTgatgtttttcattcataatatatgtagtatCATCGTAGGCTTATGAGAGGAAAACTGCAATCATCGTATTTAATGTCATGTTAAAAACAGCACAGAGTTTATATCATTAATCACGTACAACAGATTCTATCGTAAAATAGAAGGAGGCCAATGACTTTGACACAGAACATTGttagttacatatatttctaGAACCTCTCGGAGGGTTTTTGTTTCTAAAGAAGCAATGTTGATATCGTTTCCCTTTAACGTCATATTACGAGATCTTACTGTAATATCACTTAGTTCATAACGTAATGAGTCAAACACTCATTTTTACATACGTTTATGAAGAGGACAATACACTGATAACACCGCAGCCACACAAAATGGGCTtccaatagttttaattaaattaatgttaattaatattcgaaAAGAACTTCGTtcagttttctttaaaaaataaaacacccaACCCAGAACAATGCATCTAaagatcaaaaatatataggtgCCGTTGCACACTCGGCCGCCACTACCTCTCGGTCAGGTGTGAGCTGGTGAAGTTCTGATCTATTTGTATGTTCATGACCTACACGGATGTTTTCGTCTAACAAGCGGAATTGCGCACTAACTTTCTCTCACTTTATCTCGGATATCTCGCGTTTTTAACAGATAGCACCCCTTATTGACTGCTAGTTTTTTacctttaatttgaaattatttttttaataaaaaatcagctttaatgtgatataaaaaacattaattttattaaaattacttgcgGCTACTTTCGACTGGCTGCGGTGTTATCAGTGTAGGTATATGTATTATCCTCTTCataaacgtatttaaaattgtgtgtTTGACTCATTACGTAATGAACTTAGTGATATTGGAGCGGAAtcttagaatataatattgtaggtCAATCGCAAGTTGTGTTAAAGCCAAGAACAACCGAGGAAgtatcgaaaatattacaCTATTGTAACAATAAGAGGCTGGCGGTATGTCCTCAAGGTGGCAACACAGGCCTGGTTGGAGGTTCAGTGCCAGTTTTCGACGAAATTGTCCTAAACTTatcattaatgaataaaattatcagcCTGGATGAAATATCAGGTTTGTTGAATTCGCAATCactaacttataattaatagtattttctacaaattacatttaaatatcaaaacttaTTAGACAATGCTTCACATACACtacaatattttcttgtagatacatacatataaattcatctcatctaattaaatatttgtcacaGGTGCCTTAGTTTGTGAGGCGGGATGTATTTTGGAAAACCTGGACAACTACGTCAGGGAACATGATCTGATTATGCCCCTTGATCTCGGAGCCAAAGGATCCTGTCACATAGGAGGTAATATCAGTACAAACGCTGGAGGATTGAGATTACTGAGATACGGAAATTTACACGGATCTGTGCTTGGTATAGAGGCTGTAAgtcaaagataaaaaatatctatatataattaattttaacctatatacctatatacaaTGTATAATACCTTATTAATCTGACTACTAAAAAAATGCTGGGTTAGATCATTTCAGTTTTTTAATGACTCAATTTGTCTGCGCTTCGTGCTACAGGATTACTTTGTTTCAATCATAAATTTTGCATAGATTCGAAACTTTATAACAATGACGATATTGTTTCTTAATAACGCAAAGAAAATCAATTGAAATGACCCTTAACAAGTAAttgataataactttaacttcTAAAGGTAAAGGCAGATGGGACAGTTATTGATTGTCTTCGAACACTGAAGAAAGACAACACTGGATATCCTTTGAAACACATATTTATTGGCTGTGAAGGCACCCTCGGCGTTATTACCAAAGTCAGCATACATTGCCCCGCGCAACCCAGATCCGTATCGCTCGGATATTTTGGTGCGTGAATGCTCTTTGTGATAATCAATTATATGTCCTTATTAAACCTGTGAATTCCTTTAGGCGTAGAAAAGTTTGAAAATGTTCTCAAGTTATATAAAAGCGCGAAATCGTCACTCGGCGAAATCCTCTCAGCGTTCGAGATGGCGGACAACGAATCGATTACTTCCACCGTAAACAATCTAAAACTATCGTAAGTCAACGGAGATGtagtaagataaataaattatttatatttttatgctaaatGTTTAAGACATGTGGTGAGTTTCTTTCTCACGAATATGTAAAGATTGTGCAAATAATTCGCTGATAAGATAACGTCTGACACTCACATATAAACTTAACCACTACCatgatataataacattaagtaaataacggaatataaaaataacaattcctACAGGAATCCAATAGGGGACTATCCTATGTACGTTCTGGTTGAATCACATGGTAGTGATGAAAAACATGACAGCGAGAAACTAAATCGATTCCTCAGCGAAGGCATGGAGACTGGATTAATATTAGACGGCACGGTCACCTCCGAAGCTAATAAAATGAAGGTGCGAtggaattaattcatttattacgtcatacattatattttgttatattacacacgtaaattttgattattcgAATTGTTACAACCGAATAAGCGAATAAGTCTGCACATATTTGTTACGAGGCTTtctgatgatgataatgtgtaatggaatattttaGGATTTTTCGTCCCCATCCAGCATCCAATCGTGTTACGCAACCTTAAATTTTTCGTTTACGGAACACGTTATCGACCATGTTAACAAGTGATAATGCCAATAAACTTCTTTTGAGGACAGTATATAAAACTgtccacaaaaaaataacaaatacagaaaaagattataaaattaaaataccgtacaaacattttaaaagttttaaatgacTATCATAcaaacaagttttattttaattttatacaggaCTATGAACGGTCTATTTATAAATGGCTTAATTGCTCAACTCCAAAGAATTAATATCTAcgagtttttattgtttccttAAACACCGACCACTTCAATGTTCATGATTCATAAAACTTATTGTCGTCATAGAGGACTTATGAATAACAACGTTTATGCTTATCATAATCAAAAAAAGTGCGAAATGCATCAAGcgtacttattataataaaaaacaaagtagattttattaaatatttctaaacattAACCTTATATATACAGGCGATCTGGAACATTCGGGAGAGCATCGCGGGTTCTGGTTTGATTGACGGCTATGTATTCAAATACGACGTGTCCCTCCCGCTGAGAAACTACTACGACCTCGTGGAAGACCTTCGAAAGAAGCTAGGAGACCGCGTCACCAGAGTTTACGGATACGGACATGTTGGTAGGTTATTTAAATCGACCATTCAAAACGTTAACGCAAACATAAACACATTACACAAGTATGTATTATGAAAGTTTAAcaattatctatataaataaatccttaaaaaaacattattatagtataatacAATGTCTAGTTatcttatcaaatatataatttaaaaatatgtaagttCCACAAACATGTAAGTGCTACTCAACGAGATTCCTGTTAGACAGAGTATCTATTATTAGATCTCTCTATTTAACGGgaattaatctattaaaatttgttttaaacgaAAACTCGTTCGAGAATTGCTAGACTTCGAGGTCAATGGCTCCATTCATTATTGTTCTGTCAATAGCCgcatgtaaattaaaacactCTTCCCTTGATTTGTAGTCATTGCATTCAAATACTAACAAAACTTTctcgattaaataaatagctaaGTAACGATCTTACAATCCGGTAGCCTAAAGTCTAAACTATCAACAGTTTATTGAAACTTGATTGAGGTACGTTgtgcaatttaatatattataataaatacgtcaAGGAACTAATTGTATTCAGACACTAGACATACCTTCCgcatttttaattacgtttaGAAATTAATGTGTATaagaaattcatattatattataaaaaattatatattttttaaatatttttaaacgtatttaCCAATTTGTTATCTATTCACAGGTGACggcaatattcatataaatgtaacagTGCCGCAATATTCAAAGGAAATTAATTCTGAATTGGAGCCGTATATTTTCGAACAAGTATCCAAACTGAAGGGTTCTATCAGCGCCGAGCACGGCGTTGGTTTTAGGAAACCACAGTTCATACATTACAGTCAAGGAGAAACTTCCTTGCAGCTAATGAGGGATTTAAAAAGAACCATGGATCCCAACGGCATACTGAACCCATACAAAGTGCTGCCGGATGTTGCCAGtcatgaataatttttgttctgTGATATCGAgtttatttatagcaaaattttgttacattttttatttataaaataaattaataagaaaaaaaaactcacaGAAAAATTTAAGCTCACAGATATTTTAGCTAAACTTATCTGAAGCCAACACTGTAGTTATTGTACGGATCACGGGGGacgtattaaaacaaaacaacaatatatttaaatgccttttattaaaatatccatttattcttataacattCATAATATCACTGCAACAAAAATACAATGGAATATTACAAACATCCGTCTAATTGCATCGTATAAATTAATCCAGTATTGCATTAATATtatcgaaaaaatattttaaacaattcgtGTAgggaattattattagtgCTAATATCTGGTCAGGTTTTTTGAACTCGGATATTAGCGACCCCTACTACGAGTTTgcattataaaagtttatactttttttatcaataaatcctCGCATTTGACAGTAGGTATATGaatgtaaaacttaaaatatccaTATAGTTAGATTATTCAAGCTCGTAGTAGGAGCACGGGTCGAAGTTTATTATGCAATGACAGCCAAGTGACGTTGGCATTACCAAATTTATAAGACAAAATACGCAATTCTTACATTGTGGGAACTTAAAATATGCAATtctaaattaagtaattatttatcagacttt is part of the Danaus plexippus chromosome 11, MEX_DaPlex, whole genome shotgun sequence genome and harbors:
- the LOC116765738 gene encoding probable WRKY transcription factor protein 1, whose product is MKVTTVIVLLLLHYNRCLTIRVPVDWTQDSEVNKSEQIVNTDENGEATQKPIYKDYFQYTAQKPQFAVDVAIAHDVQSPENLYKAHPVRPYTNLMKPVLGQHHILDSNRNEFQPLQKFVQKSESASFITPATTSFEVFHPYKAEEPYLQQIYRDPVLSKIRNDLRDSKNRLQNYENEAGQTDVKGTEYLESLRETDRKKIPHKNIPTQFEMHRPHRRPIYYRPPFNHNHREHFLNNKLKSPWRTNVAKITPAHYRPIKHHLHGLRQQHAMKFDDERNEYPQVLPPEEIAIAPEGYDIYEKGKQKYKQIKNNAEELINKSENNRVVNPHVESVIPDDTLGDHNGDNDGNDDNDDNDDNDEYDEDEFVPIKNYAQVRKTESTRHLPKQAAFEDAESLEEIKNAPRLREAIKSTKAQTVYSEEGYEDGAYDHGGEEKHASDHEGHGGYLKEHEISGGKYKIPSTIGSHEDEKAAAYRDQILDNNKWEESKKQTDDEEESDDYSEHKEEHSDEDYTHDNNENAENDRHKRDGETKFSNNNIIEKDNDPKNLTQQIVQDNRNKSHSNHDVIKRDTKSNVSPISLSHGDITLQENKSPKVDNILFKYPYYNKEIKIINKNSPFRYAENIKLIPKKTEGGTEFYDSRSNVHCPEVETEVDPIPDKIKKGGHPDENEEDYSQGTGSKNINKKKKQRLSGLGDKIDCFKLKYFGENPLDSPFFKETKIDNPEPIILQNVSDIFSVLDKLHKKRTKTSTITNTVGNDNDTVITQSVGLTKTLPQTAPFYQKDTNRVFVSKSRKKRAASFVYEPYKIIKDSQIQDSKKTTTTGNVSPLIKQLQSSRIIDKVSTVQDRSQDKINTHSKLYKDISNEDRQNHSSDQSDSLPKFIDVSSDERRGEPRFEIKPSNHKTSYSPVESRRVMSAKDYESLRKGDRKDSLELNIHPRPVDRNYFNVSQYLPQNMELQNLAASTTVKKVIRSTTLAPLIKHIEEIPHSHKNNEEYNEYDDEDEDEDEDEDEDDEENIDVKEPITTPTTSTTTTTQKPVLRKRSRGTTSPRTEIDDVTESPKLKLITRFHSPKPVKVTEIKEDDEEHDNTHREYTPNYTELKKKSRARTLVTDTQVYGDNDEDTRNLEVDKLIGVKQNMDEYLPLYEKTKTKSDYDNNKVKMHHDRHIHMDNSDVDNVDNDKDDDNEEIEEDDSDEDDDEDEDNEEDDDEGGLENDEDDEDESKESHKEHDGNKATPKYDGKTRFRLRITTPEPTKRTLLRTTVPPIATTVPHREEIKMKPIILKKIKIHNEIPVIGSSPNVTQFKQDIKEIEIIRKNAPKINRNTNKNLEALDLYRDDNLAKDINSLGGVDIFRENLNLESEPKHGGNYRSIHDEIPQTTAQPVKPTEDVETSESEHRKLLKLEDKPLRIRSRQKGHKEQNYSKGDEARSSKIIELSDSDHVSSKSLHGGNLRLSQNRNSRRQNKNSKYIELEDDDDAKEDVEPEMHGGNFRDFGSRHQTSRGRGLHGGNYRSARIVDADKKQIKTQDETSSKKENTNKAAELLDTYVRAVPILTTTPAYILDPSKRMYYYVDA
- the LOC116765618 gene encoding D-2-hydroxyglutarate dehydrogenase, mitochondrial — protein: MFKPFTLFVFNLNKTNVFIQAKYATSVLPQFSANKYAVERKKFGTVSPSDIAYFKTILSKERILTNEEDVLPYNIDWIKNCRGQSQVVLKPRTTEEVSKILHYCNNKRLAVCPQGGNTGLVGGSVPVFDEIVLNLSLMNKIISLDEISGALVCEAGCILENLDNYVREHDLIMPLDLGAKGSCHIGGNISTNAGGLRLLRYGNLHGSVLGIEAVKADGTVIDCLRTLKKDNTGYPLKHIFIGCEGTLGVITKVSIHCPAQPRSVSLGYFGVEKFENVLKLYKSAKSSLGEILSAFEMADNESITSTVNNLKLSNPIGDYPMYVLVESHGSDEKHDSEKLNRFLSEGMETGLILDGTVTSEANKMKAIWNIRESIAGSGLIDGYVFKYDVSLPLRNYYDLVEDLRKKLGDRVTRVYGYGHVGDGNIHINVTVPQYSKEINSELEPYIFEQVSKLKGSISAEHGVGFRKPQFIHYSQGETSLQLMRDLKRTMDPNGILNPYKVLPDVASHE